A window from Parambassis ranga chromosome 13, fParRan2.1, whole genome shotgun sequence encodes these proteins:
- the bmp16 gene encoding bone morphogenetic protein 16 — translation MFPANLLLLMVLLLPQASSGRQGGDTSEIDHGRASPTPSPHPSSLPSLLDPSLAHTIQALLLRRLGLQSQPNPRPGVAVPQYLLDLYRFHQQQYHLVEDPLFSFPSQHIQQANTVRSFHHNEPHGISPIAQDHRKVHISFNISSIPPDETVLSAELRLLRSDSASLGPGPHRVNLYLSEQHDDPQPDLLETRLLINDLHSHKLNGFWEAFSLSAELLHKAHTGTGSLGFLLEVRPENSTTSLPNHSLSPAAEEEVVEEAGEHKEGHLRVRRSVGQDDHSWAQERPLLVTYSHDGRGEPLVKHGRRTPGNGQRLRGRKGTKARSRNSNKGRSKAQSSKMGNTVPGWGDEKGGVSWSDRGRVKRNGGRAAKLKRLSRNRCRRHPLYVDFNDVGWHKWIIAPSGYDAFFCLGECRFPLADHMNSSSHAMVQTLVNSVNGAVPRACCVPTSLSPISLLYLDPQDRVVLKNYQDMVVEGCGCR, via the exons ATGTTCCCTGCTAACCTCCTGCTCCTCATGGTCCTGCTGCTACCTCAAGCCTCGTCTGGTCGCCAGGGTGGAGACACCAGCGAGATCGACCATGGCAGGGCATCACCCACACCTTCCCCTCATCCTTCATCCTTGCCATCACTCCTGGATCCCAGTCTGGCTCACACCATCCAGGCGCTCCTCTTGAGGCGGTTGGGCCTGCAGTCTCAGCCCAACCCACGGCCTGGAGTAGCAGTTCCTCAGTACCTCCTGGATCTCTACCGCTTCCACCAGCAGCAGTACCATCTAGTAGAGGACCCTTTGTTTAGTTTCCCCAGTCAGCACATTCAGCAGGCCAACACAGTACGCAGCTTTCACCACAACG AGCCCCATGGTATCAGTCCCATAGCTCAGGATCACAGAAAGGTGCACATCTCCTTCAACATCTCTTCCATCCCTCCGGATGAGACGGTGCTCTCTGCTGAGCTCCGGCTCCTCCGCAGTGACAGTGCCTCTCTGGGCCCTGGGCCACATAGAGTAAACCTATACCTCTCTGAGCAGCATGACGACCCTCAGCCCGATCTGCTGGAGACAAGGTTACTCATTAATGACCTCCATAGCCATAAACTAAATGGTTTTTGGGAGGCCTTTAGCCTCAGTGCAGAGCTCCTCCATAAGGCCCACACTGGGACTGGCAGTCTGGGTTTCCTCCTGGAGGTCAGACCTGAAAACAGCACCACCTCACTTCCTAACCATAGCCTCTcccctgctgcagaggaggaggtggtggaagaGGCAGGGGAACATAAAGAGGGACATCTGAGGGTACGCAGGTCTGTGGGGCAGGACGACCACAGCTGGGCTCAGGAGAGACCTCTCTTAGTGACTTATAGTCATGATGGCCGTGGGGAGCCTTTAGTCAAACATGGCAGGAGAACCCCTGGGAATGGCCAGAGGCTGAGAGGGAGAAAAGGGACAAAAGCAAGGTCCAGGAACAGCAACAAGGGCCGCAGCAAAGCCCAGTCCTCAAAAATGGGGAATACTGTGCCAGGCTGGGGGGATGAGAAAGGGGGGGTCAGCTGGAGCGACCGTGGAAGGGTGAAAAGAAATGGAGGGCGTGCCGCAAAACTGAAACGCCTTTCCCGTAACAGGTGCCGCCGTCATCCTCTCTATGTAGATTTCAACGATGTGGGCTGGCACAAGTGGATCATTGCACCTAGCGGCTATGATGCCTTCTTCTGCCTGGGAGAGTGTCGCTTTCCTCTGGCTGACCACATGAACTCCTCCAGCCATGCCATGGTGCAAACTCTGGTAAACTCTGTGAATGGAGCGGTGCCACGGGCCTGCTGCGTCCCCACCTCCCTCAGCCCTATCTCCCTGCTCTATCTGGACCCCCAAGACCGAGTGGTGCTGAAGAATTATCAGGACATGGTGGTGGAGGGCTGCGGCTGCCGGTAG